In Cucurbita pepo subsp. pepo cultivar mu-cu-16 chromosome LG04, ASM280686v2, whole genome shotgun sequence, the following are encoded in one genomic region:
- the LOC111793893 gene encoding uncharacterized protein LOC111793893, which translates to MSPASKSKPKDKKVIKEPQKPTAKPTGPAAAGSSSVPASAYNPLSGTFHALESTVSASSPLHSNGRFKNIDDTDAHSGVLLSSAAEYDSVSNNGSWSGESEDHKDKKSNPTVRQETIPGADIDKREKIRQKNEKKHQRQKERRAQELHERCSGYLMSRKLEALAQQLVAMGFSQDRATVALMLNEGNIEESVAWLLEGGEETSDSSNQNLGGQNLKLDISEELARIADLESQFKCTKLEVERAVVASEGDLEKAAESLRELKLDPPAAPPKPEETGDPPTGLSSKFSGNASQALLRPQAKPNHPSIQQRKDEKDFNYTKGTITAGLSVESIGKSIPQPLRNQPKMEWGNYEQITTAEKRWPGAGTNPLSFSLSSTPTQLSSPPIKNETRYLTVGSEINSFQSGSVREPSSIVQGRNASLHTMMQPSVGTISSSPPSSWYTANSLGSIKSSNGFLSQIHSSRSFKPNDVTVNQTYPQVQYQQQFVSSNSRGSFPEATRTNTSWSRTGASSTIAAASSLGLFSGTSSTQSGASSPVDWNTGSSMPHLDYSDIDWSVDKGLTSVRPGGLLQGLNSYMQKNAHLYESNTAHLVDAQPFIPSSVPSNFNRVPMAGLQNGVASETSASHGSREWTSPFEGKDIFSFPRQFVFSPP; encoded by the coding sequence ATGTCTCCTGCTTCCAAATCCAAACCAAAAGACAAGAAAGTGATCAAAGAACCTCAGAAGCCTACCGCAAAGCCGACAGGACCTGCTGCAGCTGGTAGTAGTAGTGTTCCAGCTAGTGCATATAATCCTCTCTCAGGCACCTTCCATGCACTTGAATCAACAGTTTCTGCTTCTTCACCTCTCCATTCCAATGGCCGTTTCAAGAACATAGATGATACAGATGCTCATTCTGGAGTTTTGCTTTCTTCAGCGGCAGAGTATGATTCTGTTTCTAACAATGGTAGCTGGTCTGGTGAGTCAGAGGACCATAAAGACAAAAAATCTAACCCGACTGTGCGGCAAGAAACAATTCCAGGGGCAGACATTGACAAACGAGAAAAAATTCGTcaaaagaatgagaagaagCATCAGCGTCAAAAAGAGAGACGTGCTCAGGAATTACACGAACGCTGTAGTGGCTACCTGATGTCCAGAAAGCTTGAAGCTCTTGCACAGCAATTAGTTGCTATGGGCTTTTCACAAGATCGAGCAACCGTAGCTCTAATGCTAAACGAAGGCAACATAGAGGAGTCAGTTGCATGGCTTTTGGAAGGTGGTGAAGAGACAAGTGATTCTTCGAATCAAAATCTTGGTGGGCAAAACCTTAAACTTGACATATCAGAAGAGCTTGCTCGTATAGCAGACTTGGAATCACAGTTCAAGTGTACAAAACTAGAAGTTGAGAGAGCTGTTGTTGCTTCCGAAGGCGATCTGGAGAAGGCAGCTGAATCCTTGAGAGAATTGAAGCTAGATCCGCCTGCCGCTCCTCCTAAGCCCGAAGAAACCGGTGATCCTCCAACTGGTTTAAGCAGTAAGTTTTCTGGCAATGCTAGTCAAGCCTTATTAAGACCGCAAGCTAAGCCTAATCATCCTTCAATACAACAAAGAAAGGATgaaaaagattttaattacACAAAAGGAACAATTACAGCTGGTTTGTCTGTAGAATCCATTGGCAAGAGCATACCACAGCCTTTGAGGAATCAGCCGAAGATGGAATGGGGAAATTATGAACAGATCACAACAGCTGAGAAAAGGTGGCCAGGTGCAGGAACTAACCCCTTGTCCTTCTCTCTATCATCAACACCCACCCAGTTGTCATCTCCACCAATCAAGAATGAAACTCGTTATTTAACAGTTGGTTCTGAGATTAATAGCTTTCAATCTGGTTCAGTGAGAGAACCAAGTTCAATAGTACAGGGTCGGAACGCATCTTTGCACACGATGATGCAACCGTCGGTTGGAACTATAAGTTCATCGCCGCCTTCTAGTTGGTATACTGCTAATAGCCTTGGATCTATTAAATCGTCCAATGGGTTTTTGTCACAGATTCACAGCTCAAGAAGCTTCAAGCCAAATGATGTAACCGTAAATCAGACGTATCCTCAAGTTCAGTATCAGCAACAGTTTGTCTCTAGTAACAGCCGTGGGAGCTTCCCTGAAGCCACCCGCACCAATACTTCATGGAGCAGAACAGGTGCATCATCTACCATAGCTGCTGCTTCGTCTCTCGGACTATTTTCAGGAACAAGCTCGACACAATCAGGGGCATCGTCTCCCGTAGATTGGAACACGGGAAGTTCAATGCCACATTTAGATTACTCCGACATAGACTGGTCTGTGGATAAAGGCCTAACTTCAGTCCGACCTGGTGGGTTGTTGCAGGGGCTGAATTCCTATATGCAGAAGAACGCCCATCTTTACGAATCGAACACTGCTCATTTGGTGGATGCTCAGCCGTTCATACCATCGTCCGTGCCTTCTAATTTCAATAGAGTTCCAATGGCTGGATTGCAAAATGGAGTTGCTTCTGAAACATCAGCAAGTCATGGTTCTAGAGAGTGGACTTCTCCATTTGAAGGAAAGGATATTTTCAGTTTTCCTAGACAGTTTGTCTTCTCTCCTCCATaa
- the LOC111793498 gene encoding probable E3 ubiquitin-protein ligase RHC1A, translating into MSSGGEDTHWCYQCNRSSWLNGEDIACPYCNGGFIEELNDVHDDTVQDDFHSAIEDDLSSQVPPIFEAMFALMGRRNPYPRFRLLDEAVDALTRERMAGRNPNFDVRRRSNSIPGQNLDIFNSFWSFHEHAPGPSFASVAPEGRSSQHVALEALAALSFNEQRDPVPTPASHSSIEAMPTIKINQMHLGTDTHCPVCKEKFELGSEAKEMPCNHIYHADCILPWLVQHNTCPVCRLELPQQDSRHGWGGNSNSNGEVSNEREIILRRRFAFPDFFTPQSAGTRFSSRIGRNGRASTNREQDNEISYPEWPPFNY; encoded by the coding sequence ATGTCATCTGGTGGCGAAGACACTCATTGGTGCTATCAGTGCAACCGTTCCTCCTGGCTTAATGGCGAGGACATAGCTTGCCCTTACTGTAATGGTGGTTTCATTGAAGAGCTTAACGATGTACATGATGACACGGTTCAAGATGACTTCCATTCAGCCATAGAAGATGATCTTTCAAGCCAGGTGCCTCCAATTTTTGAAGCCATGTTTGCATTGATGGGGCGAAGAAACCCGTATCCAAGGTTTAGACTTCTTGATGAAGCTGTTGATGCTCTTACCAGAGAAAGAATGGCTGGAAGAAATCCAAACTTCGACGTAAGGAGGAGATCGAATTCCATCCCAGGGCAGAATTTGGATATTTTCAATTCGTTTTGGTCATTCCACGAACATGCTCCTGGTCCATCCTTCGCTAGTGTCGCTCCAGAAGGTAGATCGAGTCAGCATGTGGCGCTGGAAGCATTAGCTGCACTTTCTTTCAACGAACAAAGGGATCCAGTTCCAACTCCTGCTTCTCACTCTTCTATAGAAGCAATGCCTACAATCAAGATCAACCAAATGCACCTTGGCACAGACACTCATTGTCCAGTCtgtaaagaaaaatttgagcTGGGATCTGAAGCCAAAGAGATGCCGTGTAATCATATCTATCACGCAGATTGCATTCTTCCTTGGCTGGTCCAGCACAATACCTGCCCGGTTTGTCGACTCGAGCTGCCTCAGCAGGATAGCAGGCACGGTTGGGGAGGGAACAGTAACAGTAACGGTGAAGTCtcaaatgagagagagattatCCTGAGGAGGAGGTTTGCATTTCCAGACTTTTTTACTCCTCAAAGCGCAGGCACTCGTTTCAGCAGCAGGATCGGTAGAAATGGCCGCGCATCTACCAATCGTGAGCAAGATAACGAGATAAGTTACCCCGAATGGCCTCCTTTCAATTACTAA